The Rhododendron vialii isolate Sample 1 chromosome 6a, ASM3025357v1 genome includes a window with the following:
- the LOC131331501 gene encoding G-type lectin S-receptor-like serine/threonine-protein kinase SD2-5: MATAGLMKNWVLILLLILLPLFSHFPCGTEAYYADFPSTNLSVSWKNTPFNEQGSLDFVDGTTLRPILLVYNITKSYPPFGLGFFAQNTSTPDSGFYVVVFMMTGVNASDNDSDGEYQFSPCMPPQVLWSANRDSPVGENATLNFTGEGDLVLKDEFGNPVWSTNTSTSYVARMEIDVSGNFMLLNGSNDVVWQSFDNPTDTWLPNQKIYNGQRLTASNSSSDLSTGIYYLSVDKDNKIGMRAFLDSNPPQQYAIFLAENILASLVGPPFGSPNNGVELATAFAVFNFNFTASPSDYRFIVLEPNGHLILYHVDTSYPYTYAVTPRGDLLAAIDSLGDCSYPAVCGHYGVCSGGGQCGCPEDSTGTSNYFWPFKQGVGCAQITLLSCKNGSKYHTFVDLPNVTYFDFVPTLFATTIDECKEACLNNCSCKAALFRYDMNVSSGNCSLQSDELYSFMTSSENFGSYASIKVQKVPSQKKLASLLLILVLPLVGVLLVVTFVGGMCYRYRMLKVIDNSEEETDDQVTESLTKFSFEELKSCTQNFQIRLGQGGFGAVFEGVLSDGIKVAVKQLDSIVQGRKEFLAEVNTIGKVEHFQLVRLIGYCAEKSNRLLVYEHMFNGSLDKWIFNRDKAKTLDWKTRQEIIYGVAKGLQYLHEECHRNIIHFDIKPQNILLDKDFRAKISDFGLARLIDGNQSLALTSLKGTIGYLAPEMYRGSHISVKADIYSFGVVILETICGRKNLDDSHESMPLVDIVQTKAEEDQLYDLIDDRDEDIWHNKKEAIKMMKIAIWCLQTHDRRPCMSMVVKVLEGSADLDSFVLG, from the coding sequence ATGGCTACTGCTGGTCTGATGAAGAACTGGGTTCTCATCCTTTTGCTGATTCTCCTCCCACTCTTTTCCCACTTCCCTTGTGGCACAGAAGCCTATTACGCCGACTTCCCATCGACCAATCTCTCGGTTTCTTGGAAAAACACCCCCTTCAATGAACAAGGAAGTTTGGATTTTGTCGACGGCACCACCTTGAGGCCAATCCTCCTTGTGTACAACATAACCAAGTCTTATCCTCCATTTGGTCTTGGTTTCTTCGCACAAAATACTTCGACACCCGATTCAGGTTTCTATGTAGTTGTCTTCATGATGACGGGAGTAAATGCAAGTGACAACGACTCTGATGGCGAGTACCAGTTTAGTCCATGTATGCCGCCCCAAGTCCTGTGGTCTGCAAACAGAGACAGTCCGGTGGGAGAGAACGCGACTCTAAATTTCACAGGCGAAGGAGATTTggttttgaaagatgaatttgGTAACCCTGTTTGGTCAACCAATACCAGTACCAGTTATGTTGCTCGAATGGAGATAGATGTGAGCGGAAACTTTATGCTTCTGAATGGTAGCAACGATGTGGTATGGCAGTCGTTTGATAACCCCACAGACACATGGCTCCCCAACCAGAAGATCTACAATGGTCAAAGGCTAACGGCTAGTAATTCATCTTCAGATTTGTCAACAGGTATATACTATTTGTCTGTTGACAAAGACAACAAAATTGGAATGCGGGCTTTTCTTGATTCAAATCCCCCACAACAATATGCGATTTTTCTTGCTGAAAACATTTTGGCTAGTTTAGTGGGTCCTCCTTTCGGGAGTCCAAACAATGGAGTCGAACTGGCTACCGCCTTTGCAGTTTTCAACTTCAATTTCACAGCATCACCATCTGATTATCGGTTTATCGTCCTAgaaccaaatggacacttaatTCTGTACCACGTGGATACCTCTTACCCATACACTTATGCAGTCACGCCACGCGGTGACTTACTGGCCGCCATTGATTCTCTTGGAGACTGCAGCTACCCAGCAGTATGTGGGCATTATGGCGTCTGCTCTGGTGGTGGACAGTGCGGTTGTCCAGAGGACAGCACTGGAACTTCAAACTACTTTTGGCCATTTAAACAAGGTGTTGGATGTGCACAAATCACCCTTCTTTCTTGCAAAAATGGTTCAAAGTACCATACATTCGTGGATCTCCCTAATGTTACGTACTTTGATTTTGTGCCCACACTTTTCGCTACCACTATAGATGAATGCAAAGAGGCATGTTTGAACAATTGCTCTTGCAAAGCTGCCTTATTTCGGTATGATATGAATGTCTCATCAGGTAATTGTTCTTTGCAATCAGATGAGCTTTATTCTTTCATGACCTCTAGTGAAAATTTTGGTTCCTATGCATCTATCAAGGTTCAGAAAGTGCCCAGCCAAAAGAAACTTGCATCATTGCTTCTGATATTGGTACTTCCTCTTGTTGGTGTCCTACTTGTCGTTACTTTTGTAGGTGGAATGTGTTACCGTTACAGAATGCTAAAGGTCATCGATAATTCTGAGGAAGAAACTGATGACCAAGTTACAGAATCATTGACTAAATTCTCTTTTGAAGAGTTGAAATCATGCACGCAGAATTTCCAGATCAGGCTTGGCCAAGGAGGGTTTGGCGCTGTGTTTGAGGGGGTCTTAAGTGATGGTATAAAAGTTGCAGTGAAACAATTGGATTCGATAGTCCaaggaagaaaagaattttTGGCGGAGGTTAACACAATAGGCAAAGTTGAACATTTCCAGTTGGTGAGGCTAATTGGGTACTGCGCTGAGAAATCAAATAGGCTTTTGGTGTATGAGCACATGTTCAATGGGTCATTAGATAAATGGATATTCAACCGAGACAAAGCAAAAACACTTGACTGGAAAACTCGACAGGAGATTATTTATGGTGTGGCCAAGGGGCTTCAATATCTCCACGAGGAGTGTCATAGGAACATAATTCACTTTGATATCAAACCTCAAAATATCCTTCTTGATAAAGATTTTAGAGCCAAGATTTCTGATTTTGGCTTAGCAAGATTGATTGATGGGAACCAAAGCCTAGCGTTGACATCTTTGAAAGGGACAATAGGTTATCTAGCACCTGAAATGTATAGGGGTTCACATATCTCAGTTAAAGCTGATATCTATAGCTTTGGGGTTGTCATCTTGGAAACTATCTGCGGGAGGAAGAATTTAGACGACTCTCATGAATCTATGCCTTTGGTTGACATTGTGCAAACGAAGGCAGAAGAGGATCAACTATATGATCTCATTGATGACCGAGATGAGGATATTTGGCACAACAAAAAAGAAGCAATAAAGATGATGAAGATCGCAATATGGTGTCTGCAAACCCATGATAGAAGGCCCTGTATGTCAATGGTCGTGAAGGTTTTGGAGGGTTCAGCAGATCTTGATTCTTTTGTACTTGGGTGA